From Streptomyces chrestomyceticus JCM 4735, one genomic window encodes:
- the otr(A) gene encoding tetracycline resistance ribosomal protection protein Otr(A): protein MHTLNIGILAHVDAGKTSLTERLLYATGAIERLGSVDAGDTRTDSGAIERARGITIRSAVASFTSGDVQVNLIDTPGHSDFIAEVERALGVLDGAVLLLSAVEGVQARTRVLMKTLRRLRLPTLLFVNKIDRAGARTDALVADIRRTLAPHVVPMAAVRDAGTPDARTTPLRPETPAVRARLTELLADADEEILARAVDGPPPTPDELLAALAARTADGSVHPLYFGSAIGGQGVGALIDGMTRLIPPTPGSAGAPPRGTVFAVQREPGGGKSAYLRLYDGEVRPRRPVVLHRREPDGTAARVEGRITALEIVGRPPGDQAPLTAGNIAVLRGLPGVRVGDRLGDEAPGTHREDGEALFSRPTLETVVRARRPADAARLRAALLELAEQDPLIHARPADSGATSVLLYGEVQKEIIAATLLQEHGIAADFTPSRVMCVERLLGTGEAYEEITGRDHVGWWATVGLRVEPGPRGSGPHFTYETELGALPHGFHQAVEDTVYASLREGPQGWAVTDCRVVLTRSGFVGPVSTAGDFRGVTPVVLARALRRAGTRVYEPCHSFEAEVPLDTIAPVTAHLAALGAEFDDTSDTGGRWLLTGTLPARRLPDAERRLPGLTHGEGTWWSQPAGPAGDRPVPQGAPYASAPS, encoded by the coding sequence ATGCACACCCTGAACATCGGCATTCTGGCCCACGTCGACGCGGGTAAGACCAGCCTGACCGAGCGGCTCCTGTACGCGACCGGCGCCATCGAGCGGCTCGGCAGTGTGGACGCCGGGGACACCCGGACCGACAGCGGCGCCATCGAGCGTGCGCGCGGCATCACGATCCGGTCCGCGGTCGCCTCCTTCACATCGGGCGACGTCCAGGTCAACCTGATCGACACCCCCGGGCACTCCGACTTCATCGCCGAGGTCGAGCGTGCCCTGGGCGTTCTGGACGGTGCCGTGCTGCTCCTGTCCGCCGTCGAAGGCGTACAGGCGCGGACGCGTGTCCTGATGAAGACGCTGCGGCGGCTGCGGCTGCCCACCCTGCTGTTCGTCAACAAGATCGACCGGGCGGGCGCGCGGACCGACGCGCTCGTGGCGGACATCCGCCGTACCCTGGCGCCGCACGTCGTCCCGATGGCCGCCGTGCGCGACGCGGGCACCCCGGACGCGCGGACGACGCCGCTGCGTCCGGAAACGCCCGCCGTACGGGCCCGGCTGACCGAACTCCTCGCCGACGCCGACGAGGAGATCCTCGCCCGCGCCGTGGACGGTCCGCCGCCCACCCCGGACGAACTGCTGGCCGCGCTGGCCGCCCGTACCGCGGACGGCTCGGTGCATCCGCTGTACTTCGGGTCGGCGATCGGCGGGCAGGGGGTCGGCGCGCTCATCGACGGCATGACCCGGCTGATCCCGCCGACGCCCGGCAGCGCCGGCGCCCCGCCGCGTGGCACGGTCTTCGCCGTCCAGCGCGAGCCGGGCGGCGGGAAGAGTGCCTACCTGCGGCTCTACGACGGCGAGGTGCGGCCGCGCCGGCCGGTCGTGCTGCACCGCCGGGAACCGGACGGCACGGCCGCCCGCGTCGAGGGACGGATCACCGCGCTGGAGATCGTGGGCCGCCCGCCGGGTGACCAGGCGCCGCTGACGGCCGGCAACATCGCGGTGCTGCGCGGCCTGCCCGGCGTACGGGTCGGCGACCGGCTGGGGGACGAAGCGCCCGGCACGCACCGGGAGGACGGCGAGGCGCTGTTCTCCCGCCCGACCCTGGAGACCGTGGTGCGCGCCCGGCGCCCGGCGGATGCCGCCCGGCTGCGCGCCGCGCTGCTGGAGCTGGCGGAGCAGGACCCGCTCATCCACGCCCGGCCGGCCGACTCCGGTGCCACCTCGGTCCTCCTCTACGGGGAGGTGCAGAAGGAGATCATCGCGGCCACGCTCCTCCAGGAGCACGGCATCGCGGCGGACTTCACCCCCAGCCGGGTGATGTGTGTGGAACGGCTCCTGGGCACCGGCGAGGCGTACGAGGAGATCACCGGACGCGACCACGTCGGCTGGTGGGCGACGGTCGGCCTGCGCGTCGAGCCCGGCCCCCGCGGCTCCGGCCCGCACTTCACCTACGAGACCGAACTGGGCGCGCTGCCGCACGGTTTCCACCAGGCGGTGGAGGACACGGTGTACGCGTCGCTGCGCGAGGGGCCGCAGGGCTGGGCGGTCACGGATTGCCGGGTCGTACTGACCCGTTCCGGTTTCGTGGGACCGGTCAGTACGGCCGGGGACTTCCGCGGGGTCACGCCGGTCGTCCTGGCGCGTGCGCTGCGCCGGGCCGGTACGCGGGTGTACGAACCGTGCCACTCCTTCGAGGCGGAGGTGCCGCTCGACACCATCGCCCCGGTCACCGCGCATCTCGCGGCCCTGGGCGCGGAGTTCGACGACACCTCGGACACCGGCGGCCGCTGGCTCCTCACCGGCACCCTCCCGGCCCGCCGGCTCCCCGACGCCGAGCGGCGGCTGCCGGGGCTCACCCACGGCGAGGGCACCTGGTGGTCCCAGCCGGCGGGCCCGGCGGGCGACCGGCCGGTGCCGCAGGGGGCGCCGTACGCCTCGGCGCCGTCGTGA
- a CDS encoding M55 family metallopeptidase: MRVHLSADMEGVTGLVDAEDVQPGGRDYERGRLMMAEDVNAAVRGAVAAGATEVVVNDAHGPMRNLLPEALHPAARLIRGEAKQMGMLEGLTPGHDAMILIGYHARAGAPGVLSHSFMGHEIEDIWLDGRPVGEIGLAQATAAALGVPVVALTGDDGACAEMREWDERVATVAVKHAHDRFAAALLPPAEARRAIEEAVAEALSAPLPEPVPPPDPSTLTVRWQSASVAVTLLGIPGVTSVDSRTVRARGPLTDLYRLFGVWMRVAASLTDQAPYC; encoded by the coding sequence ATGCGCGTCCACCTCAGCGCGGACATGGAAGGCGTCACCGGGCTGGTCGACGCGGAAGACGTCCAGCCCGGCGGGCGGGACTACGAGCGCGGACGGCTGATGATGGCGGAGGACGTCAACGCCGCCGTCCGCGGTGCCGTCGCGGCCGGCGCGACGGAGGTGGTCGTCAACGACGCGCACGGGCCGATGCGCAACCTGCTCCCCGAAGCCCTGCACCCGGCGGCCCGCCTCATCCGGGGCGAAGCGAAGCAGATGGGGATGCTCGAAGGACTCACTCCGGGGCACGACGCCATGATCTTGATCGGCTATCACGCGCGGGCGGGCGCGCCCGGCGTACTGAGCCACAGCTTCATGGGCCACGAGATCGAGGACATCTGGCTGGACGGCCGCCCCGTGGGCGAGATCGGCCTTGCGCAGGCCACCGCGGCCGCACTCGGGGTGCCCGTCGTGGCGCTCACCGGCGACGACGGGGCCTGCGCGGAGATGCGGGAGTGGGACGAACGGGTCGCCACCGTCGCCGTGAAGCACGCGCACGATCGTTTCGCCGCCGCGCTGCTGCCGCCCGCGGAAGCCCGCCGGGCCATCGAGGAAGCGGTCGCCGAGGCCCTCTCGGCGCCCCTCCCGGAGCCCGTCCCGCCGCCGGACCCGAGCACGCTCACCGTCCGCTGGCAGTCCGCCTCGGTGGCGGTCACGTTGCTCGGCATACCGGGGGTGACCTCGGTGGACAGCCGGACCGTCCGGGCTCGCGGGCCGCTCACCGACCTGTACCGGCTCTTCGGCGTGTGGATGCGGGTCGCGGCCTCGCTGACCGACCAGGCGCCGTACTGTTGA
- the glgX gene encoding glycogen debranching protein GlgX: MQVWPGQMYPLGATYDGAGTNFAVYSETAERIELSLLHDDGSETAVELRETDAFVRHAYLPGIMPGQRYGFRVHGPYEPSRGDRHNSAKLLLDPYAKAVSGSIDWDEAVYGYHFGKPDSRNDLDSAPHTMTSVVINPYFDWGDDRPPRTDYHETVLYEAHVKGLTMLHPDLPDDLRGSYAALAHPAVIDHLTGLGVTALELMPVHQFVHDHRLVDAGLANYWGYNTIGFFAPHNAYASWGDRGQQVLEFKSAVRALHEAGIEVILDVVYNHTAEGNHLGPTLSFRGLDNASYYRLVADDPRYYMDTTGTGNSLLMRSPHVLQLIMDSLRYWVTEMRVDGFRFDLAATLARQFHEVDRLSSFFDLVQQDPVVSQVKLIAEPWDVGEGGYQVGNFPPLWTEWNGKFRDTVRDLWRGEPRTLAEFGSRLTGSSDLYQGDGRRPLASVNFVTCHDGFTLRDLVSYDNKHNEANGEDNQDGESFNRSWNCGAEGPTDDPAVQELRARQMRNFIATLLLSQGVPMLSHGDEFGRTQNGNNNAYCQDNELAWVRWPGTGGPGPESGEDVPGASGSGATADPGAEAADDVQTDSPADLSDSDLQEQREQAAVREEGREMLAFVRQMVWLRRDHPVFRRRRFFHGRPMEGTHDELSDIAWFTAEGEEMRQRDWQAAHAKSLTVFLNGSAITEPGPRGERITDDSFLLMFNAHGDDREFTVPVDHGRQWQAVVDTAHPEVVADGGGLKAQAGDQLTLLGRSMMVLQRPA, from the coding sequence ATGCAGGTCTGGCCGGGACAGATGTATCCCCTGGGTGCCACGTACGACGGTGCGGGCACCAACTTCGCGGTGTACTCCGAGACGGCGGAACGCATCGAGCTGTCACTGCTGCACGACGACGGCTCGGAGACCGCCGTCGAACTGCGGGAGACCGACGCGTTCGTACGGCACGCCTACCTCCCCGGGATCATGCCGGGGCAGCGCTACGGCTTCCGGGTGCACGGCCCGTACGAGCCGTCGCGCGGTGACCGGCACAACTCCGCCAAGCTGCTGCTGGACCCGTACGCGAAGGCGGTCAGCGGCAGCATCGACTGGGACGAGGCGGTGTACGGCTACCACTTCGGCAAGCCGGACAGCCGCAACGACCTCGACTCGGCGCCGCACACGATGACGTCGGTCGTGATCAACCCGTACTTCGACTGGGGCGACGACCGCCCGCCCCGCACCGACTACCACGAGACGGTGCTCTACGAGGCGCACGTCAAGGGCCTGACCATGCTCCACCCCGACCTGCCGGACGACCTGCGCGGCAGCTACGCGGCGCTGGCGCACCCCGCGGTCATCGACCACCTGACCGGGCTGGGGGTCACGGCCCTGGAGCTGATGCCGGTCCACCAGTTCGTGCACGACCACCGGCTGGTGGACGCCGGACTGGCGAACTACTGGGGCTACAACACCATCGGCTTCTTCGCCCCGCACAACGCGTACGCCTCCTGGGGCGACCGCGGGCAGCAGGTGCTGGAATTCAAGTCGGCGGTACGGGCGCTGCACGAGGCCGGTATCGAAGTCATCCTCGACGTGGTCTACAACCACACCGCGGAGGGCAACCACCTCGGCCCCACGCTCTCCTTCCGCGGCCTGGACAACGCCTCCTACTACCGGCTGGTCGCCGACGACCCGCGCTACTACATGGACACCACCGGTACCGGCAACTCGCTACTGATGCGCAGCCCGCACGTCCTCCAGCTCATCATGGACTCACTCCGCTACTGGGTGACGGAGATGCGGGTGGACGGGTTCCGCTTCGACCTGGCGGCGACGCTGGCCCGGCAGTTCCACGAGGTGGACCGGCTGTCCTCGTTCTTCGACCTGGTACAGCAGGACCCGGTGGTCAGCCAGGTCAAGCTGATCGCCGAACCGTGGGACGTGGGCGAGGGCGGCTACCAGGTGGGCAACTTCCCGCCGCTGTGGACCGAGTGGAACGGCAAGTTCCGCGACACCGTACGGGACCTGTGGCGCGGCGAACCGCGCACCCTCGCCGAGTTCGGCTCCCGGCTGACCGGATCCTCCGACCTGTACCAGGGCGACGGGCGGCGCCCGCTGGCCTCCGTCAACTTCGTCACCTGCCACGACGGCTTCACCCTGCGCGACCTGGTCAGCTACGACAACAAGCACAACGAGGCCAACGGCGAGGACAATCAGGACGGCGAGAGCTTCAACCGGTCCTGGAACTGCGGGGCCGAGGGGCCGACCGACGACCCCGCGGTCCAGGAGCTGCGGGCCCGCCAGATGCGCAACTTCATCGCCACGCTGCTGCTGTCGCAGGGCGTGCCGATGCTCAGCCACGGCGACGAGTTCGGGCGCACCCAGAACGGCAACAACAACGCGTACTGCCAGGACAATGAGCTGGCGTGGGTGCGGTGGCCGGGGACGGGCGGGCCGGGGCCGGAATCGGGTGAAGACGTACCGGGCGCGAGCGGGTCGGGTGCCACCGCCGACCCCGGCGCGGAGGCCGCCGACGACGTACAGACCGACTCCCCCGCCGACCTCTCCGACTCGGACCTCCAGGAGCAGCGGGAGCAGGCCGCCGTCCGCGAGGAGGGCCGGGAGATGCTGGCCTTCGTCCGGCAGATGGTGTGGCTGCGGCGCGACCACCCGGTCTTCCGCCGGCGCCGCTTCTTCCACGGCCGGCCCATGGAGGGCACCCACGACGAGCTGTCCGACATCGCCTGGTTCACCGCGGAGGGCGAGGAGATGCGGCAGCGCGACTGGCAGGCCGCGCACGCCAAGTCGCTGACGGTCTTCCTCAACGGCAGCGCGATCACCGAGCCGGGACCGCGCGGCGAGCGGATCACCGACGACTCCTTCCTGCTGATGTTCAATGCGCACGGTGACGACCGGGAGTTCACCGTGCCCGTCGACCACGGCCGCCAGTGGCAGGCGGTCGTGGACACCGCCCATCCGGAGGTCGTGGCCGACGGTGGCGGCCTCAAGGCCCAGGCCGGCGACCAGCTCACGCTGCTCGGCCGCAGCATGATGGTGCTCCAGCGGCCCGCCTGA
- the lpdA gene encoding dihydrolipoyl dehydrogenase — protein MRNTQHGSGNGSDGETDVIVIGGGTGGYSTALRAAALGLRVVLAERGLVGGTCLHRGCIPSKAMLHAAELVDGIAEARERWGVKATLDAVDWDALTATRDGIVTRNHQGVEGHLKRAGVRVVRGSARLTGTRSVFVEAPDGGEFTARRGVVLATGSRPRLLPGLVPDGRTVVTSDDALFAPGLPDSVLVLGGGAIGVEYASFHRSMGARVTLVEAAGRLLPLEDEEVSRHLARGLKKRGITVRTDATLTGADVTESGVRATVRTAKGEETVEAERLLVAVGRVPVTDGLDLAAAGLATDGRGFVPPADWSRLETAVPGIHVVGDLLPPPSPGLAHASFAEGLLVAETLAGVPTRPVDHATVPRVTYSSPQTASVGLTEAEARARGLAVRVNTLPLTAVAKGMVHGQGGVVKVVATAEGTGTGAVLGVHLVGPHVSEMIAESQLVVAWDADPSDVAQHIHAHPTLSEAVGETFLTLAGRGLHQH, from the coding sequence ATGAGAAACACGCAGCACGGCAGCGGCAACGGCAGCGACGGCGAGACCGATGTGATCGTCATCGGTGGCGGCACCGGCGGCTACAGCACAGCCCTGCGGGCCGCCGCCCTCGGGCTACGGGTGGTCCTCGCCGAGCGGGGCCTCGTCGGCGGCACCTGTCTGCACCGCGGCTGCATCCCCAGCAAGGCAATGCTGCACGCGGCGGAACTGGTGGACGGCATCGCGGAGGCGCGCGAGCGCTGGGGCGTGAAGGCGACGCTCGACGCCGTGGACTGGGACGCGCTGACCGCCACCCGCGACGGCATCGTGACACGCAACCACCAGGGCGTCGAAGGGCACTTGAAGCGCGCCGGGGTGCGTGTGGTGCGCGGCAGCGCGCGCCTGACCGGCACGCGCTCCGTCTTCGTCGAGGCTCCGGACGGCGGGGAGTTCACCGCCCGGCGCGGCGTCGTCCTGGCCACCGGCTCCCGCCCGCGCCTGCTGCCCGGCCTCGTACCCGACGGCCGTACGGTCGTCACCAGCGACGACGCCCTGTTCGCGCCAGGACTGCCGGACTCCGTCCTGGTGCTGGGCGGCGGCGCGATCGGCGTCGAGTACGCGTCCTTCCACCGGTCCATGGGCGCCCGGGTGACCCTCGTGGAGGCCGCCGGCCGGCTGCTGCCCCTGGAGGACGAGGAGGTGAGCCGCCACTTGGCGCGCGGTCTGAAGAAGCGCGGCATCACGGTCCGTACGGACGCGACGCTGACCGGGGCCGACGTCACGGAGTCCGGTGTACGGGCCACCGTCCGTACCGCCAAGGGCGAGGAGACCGTCGAGGCCGAACGCCTGCTCGTCGCGGTCGGCCGGGTGCCGGTGACCGACGGCCTGGACCTGGCGGCCGCCGGACTGGCCACCGACGGGCGCGGCTTCGTGCCGCCGGCCGACTGGTCCCGGCTGGAGACCGCCGTCCCCGGCATCCACGTCGTGGGCGATCTGCTGCCGCCCCCGTCCCCCGGCCTGGCGCACGCCTCCTTCGCCGAGGGCCTGCTGGTCGCCGAGACGCTGGCCGGCGTCCCGACCCGCCCGGTGGATCACGCGACCGTGCCGCGCGTGACGTACTCCTCCCCCCAGACCGCCTCCGTCGGCCTGACCGAGGCCGAGGCACGGGCGCGGGGACTGGCCGTCCGGGTCAACACCCTGCCGCTGACGGCGGTGGCGAAGGGCATGGTGCACGGGCAGGGCGGGGTGGTGAAGGTCGTCGCGACGGCGGAGGGCACAGGCACCGGGGCCGTGCTCGGCGTCCACCTGGTCGGTCCGCACGTCTCGGAAATGATCGCCGAGAGCCAGCTAGTGGTGGCCTGGGACGCCGACCCGTCCGACGTCGCCCAGCACATCCACGCCCACCCCACCCTGTCCGAAGCGGTCGGCGAAACGTTCCTGACGCTGGCGGGGCGGGGATTGCACCAGCACTGA
- a CDS encoding LysR family transcriptional regulator, which translates to MSLRQMEYLVSVVGEGSFTRAAELLHVTQSALSHQIKALEREVGGPLLERMPRGVRLTPMGRAYFPHAELAVRSAEQARRAALATAGAENGELHLATVHAHAVGVLPEVCARWGREYGGVRLVLHEYATTEDLFAHMERGVADLAVGPRPEQWPGPVTVVGTEEMVMVLPPGDPLAGRAAVRIGEVADRPWVRCALEPVFAGRRWLDVECERAGFTPRTAVRTQHTSTAVRMAAAGVGVLITAAHELTGLDCTAVPTDPPWRREITAFSRVPPTGAAARFVTLLGEVLMPGGGAADEGPRAR; encoded by the coding sequence GTGAGTCTGCGGCAGATGGAATATCTGGTCTCGGTCGTCGGGGAGGGGTCCTTCACCCGGGCGGCCGAGCTGCTGCACGTCACCCAGTCCGCGCTGTCCCACCAGATCAAGGCCCTGGAACGGGAGGTCGGCGGCCCGCTGCTGGAGCGGATGCCGCGCGGCGTCCGCCTGACGCCCATGGGCCGCGCCTACTTCCCGCACGCCGAACTCGCCGTACGCAGCGCCGAGCAGGCCCGCCGCGCCGCGCTGGCGACGGCCGGGGCCGAGAACGGCGAGCTGCACCTCGCGACGGTGCACGCGCACGCCGTCGGCGTCCTCCCGGAGGTCTGCGCGCGCTGGGGGCGCGAGTACGGCGGTGTGCGCCTCGTCCTGCACGAATACGCCACCACCGAGGACCTGTTCGCGCACATGGAGCGCGGCGTCGCCGATCTGGCGGTGGGGCCGCGGCCCGAGCAGTGGCCGGGCCCGGTCACCGTCGTGGGCACGGAAGAGATGGTGATGGTCCTGCCTCCCGGCGACCCGCTCGCCGGGCGCGCCGCCGTCCGGATCGGGGAAGTGGCCGACCGGCCGTGGGTGCGCTGCGCGCTGGAACCGGTCTTCGCGGGCCGGCGGTGGCTGGACGTGGAGTGCGAACGGGCCGGCTTCACGCCCCGTACGGCCGTCCGTACGCAGCACACGTCCACGGCGGTCCGGATGGCCGCGGCCGGCGTGGGCGTCCTGATCACCGCCGCCCACGAGCTGACCGGCCTGGACTGCACCGCCGTTCCCACCGACCCGCCGTGGCGCCGCGAGATCACCGCCTTCTCCCGGGTGCCGCCCACCGGGGCGGCCGCGCGGTTCGTCACGCTCCTTGGGGAGGTTTTGATGCCGGGTGGCGGCGCGGCCGATGAGGGCCCCAGGGCGCGCTGA
- the treY gene encoding malto-oligosyltrehalose synthase produces the protein MTADSSAPPTATAPPTATYRLQLQPDLPFAAAEKAVPYLAALGVSHLHLSPVLEAAPGSTHGYDVVDHSEVRAELGGEEGLRALAATAAAHGLRLVVDTVPNHMAVPAPESLNAPLWAVLRDGPSSPYARWFDIDWDGGHGGRVLLPVLGGRLGDELGNIRLDGDVLRYHDHAFPVRPGTERLPLPRLLDAQWYRLAWWRLARSEINYRRFFTISELIGVRVEDAEVFEATHATLLRLMRDGVIDGLRVDHPDGLAAPGDYLARLHTATGGRWTVAEKILTGREQLPRGWRCAGTTGYDALRHLDGLFVCPLGSGRLFSVYRDFVAPLADAGGDWEETVRRAAYEVVTHDLAAEVERLVRTAGRISDRASHQGDHAPWALRTAVRELLVRLPVYRPYATDGAGARDARRGEQDAAMLAEAAARARTVFRAPEEALAVDLVRDLALGLLGDDPDCADFSARFAQTSSALRAKSVEDTAFYRYVPLLSACEVGADPGAPTVGVDTFHAYCARIQRDWPLTSTVLSTHDTKRSADVRARIAVLTECPDRWRELLRRVSAGPAGGEGPQPPDQHLAWVAWQTAFGLGKPSAERLIPSVLKAVREAGLHTSWTDQDAGYEEAVGDFLRAGPCGPAASSLTELAAGLAPYVRANVLSATLLHLTMPGVPDLYQGTETEYNALVDPDNRRPPRLRADLLTELDGGTEPQDLSAEKLLLTATALRLRRAHPEWFGVEGTYTPLHADGTGAGHCLAFARAGRVVTVATRLSLRLAEDGGWRDTELTLPGRSTGTATSAGTATATSTGWRELLTGREVHRPVVCLRELLGRYPVALLVAED, from the coding sequence ATGACGGCCGATTCCAGTGCGCCACCCACCGCCACTGCGCCTCCCACCGCCACGTACCGGCTCCAGCTCCAGCCGGACCTGCCCTTCGCCGCGGCCGAGAAGGCCGTGCCGTACCTCGCCGCGCTGGGCGTCTCGCACCTCCACCTCTCCCCCGTGCTGGAGGCGGCGCCCGGGTCCACGCACGGCTACGACGTGGTGGACCACTCGGAGGTACGGGCCGAGCTGGGCGGCGAGGAGGGCCTGCGCGCGCTGGCCGCGACGGCCGCGGCGCACGGACTGCGGCTGGTGGTGGACACCGTGCCCAACCACATGGCCGTCCCGGCGCCGGAGTCGCTGAACGCGCCGCTGTGGGCGGTGCTGCGGGACGGCCCCTCGTCCCCGTACGCCCGCTGGTTCGACATCGACTGGGACGGCGGGCACGGCGGACGGGTGCTGCTGCCGGTGCTGGGCGGGCGGCTGGGCGACGAACTGGGGAACATCCGGCTCGACGGCGACGTACTGCGCTACCACGACCACGCCTTCCCCGTCCGGCCCGGCACCGAGCGGCTGCCGCTGCCCCGCCTGCTGGACGCCCAGTGGTACCGCCTCGCCTGGTGGCGGCTGGCCCGCAGCGAGATCAACTACCGGCGGTTCTTCACCATCTCGGAGCTGATCGGCGTACGGGTCGAGGACGCGGAGGTCTTCGAGGCGACCCATGCCACGCTGCTGCGGCTGATGCGCGACGGTGTCATCGACGGGCTGCGCGTCGATCACCCGGACGGCCTGGCCGCCCCCGGCGACTACCTCGCCCGGCTGCACACCGCCACCGGCGGCCGCTGGACGGTGGCCGAGAAGATCCTGACCGGCCGGGAGCAGTTGCCGCGCGGCTGGCGGTGCGCGGGCACCACCGGCTACGACGCGCTGCGCCACCTCGACGGCCTGTTCGTCTGCCCGCTCGGCTCCGGGCGCCTGTTCAGCGTCTACCGCGACTTCGTCGCCCCGCTCGCGGACGCGGGCGGCGACTGGGAGGAAACGGTACGCCGCGCCGCCTACGAGGTGGTCACCCACGACCTCGCCGCCGAGGTCGAACGGCTGGTGCGCACCGCGGGCCGGATCAGCGACCGGGCGTCCCACCAGGGCGACCACGCGCCGTGGGCGCTGCGCACCGCCGTCCGTGAACTGCTGGTCCGGCTGCCCGTCTACCGCCCGTACGCCACCGACGGCGCCGGAGCACGCGACGCGCGGCGCGGCGAGCAGGACGCGGCGATGCTGGCCGAGGCCGCCGCGCGGGCGCGTACGGTCTTCCGCGCGCCGGAGGAGGCGCTGGCGGTGGACCTGGTGCGCGACCTCGCGCTCGGCCTGCTCGGGGACGACCCGGACTGCGCGGACTTCAGCGCGCGCTTCGCCCAGACGTCGTCCGCGCTGCGCGCCAAGTCCGTGGAGGACACCGCCTTCTACCGTTACGTGCCGCTGCTGTCGGCCTGCGAGGTCGGCGCCGACCCGGGGGCGCCCACGGTCGGCGTCGACACCTTCCACGCGTACTGCGCCCGCATCCAGCGGGACTGGCCGCTGACCTCGACGGTGCTCTCCACCCACGACACCAAGCGCAGCGCCGACGTGCGGGCGCGGATCGCCGTCCTGACCGAATGCCCGGACCGGTGGCGGGAGCTGCTGCGCCGGGTGTCCGCCGGGCCGGCCGGGGGCGAGGGGCCGCAGCCGCCGGACCAGCACCTGGCGTGGGTGGCCTGGCAGACCGCCTTCGGCCTCGGCAAGCCGTCCGCCGAACGGCTGATCCCGTCGGTGCTGAAGGCCGTACGCGAAGCGGGGCTGCACACGTCCTGGACGGACCAGGACGCCGGGTACGAGGAGGCGGTCGGCGACTTCCTGCGGGCCGGCCCGTGTGGACCGGCGGCGTCCTCGCTGACCGAACTGGCCGCCGGGCTCGCGCCGTACGTCCGCGCCAACGTGCTCAGCGCGACCCTGCTGCACCTGACCATGCCCGGCGTACCCGATCTGTACCAGGGCACCGAGACCGAGTACAACGCCCTGGTCGACCCCGACAACCGCCGCCCGCCCCGGCTCCGCGCCGACCTGCTGACCGAACTCGACGGCGGCACGGAACCGCAGGATCTGTCCGCCGAGAAACTGCTGCTGACCGCCACCGCTTTGCGGCTGCGGCGGGCCCACCCCGAGTGGTTCGGCGTCGAGGGCACGTACACCCCGCTGCACGCCGACGGCACGGGGGCCGGCCACTGCCTGGCCTTCGCCCGCGCCGGGCGGGTGGTCACGGTGGCCACCCGGCTCTCCCTCCGGCTGGCCGAGGACGGCGGCTGGCGCGACACGGAACTGACGCTGCCGGGCAGGTCTACGGGCACGGCCACGAGCGCCGGTACGGCTACGGCGACGAGTACGGGCTGGCGCGAACTGCTCACCGGGCGGGAGGTGCACCGGCCCGTGGTGTGCCTGCGGGAGCTGCTGGGGCGGTACCCGGTGGCGCTGCTCGTCGCGGAGGACTGA
- a CDS encoding Tat pathway signal sequence domain protein, with protein MRNLMHRHLGKLVAGAAAALAGTAVLAAVTLPGDAGASGGGSRTTAAEGPGAGTGQAPQIRPGAVERAPEEGSTGVGRDPLTDDEVARAQALATPRTFRGATEDVKGRAGPERLTTDLAELGPDETGLADPPRRANVSFYDYRSDAYVTKTVNLTTGKVEKTDSRHGVQPPPNRAESEAAAGLLIAAPEGAGLREDYKHATGKELTGPGQLAVRGFVYRGEAEGPAPAGLRACGEHRCVRLFTKVRDGQWIDTRRYVVDLSARTVGRLG; from the coding sequence GTGCGCAACTTGATGCACCGCCACCTGGGCAAGCTGGTGGCGGGAGCGGCCGCGGCGCTGGCGGGTACCGCCGTACTGGCCGCGGTGACCCTGCCAGGGGACGCGGGGGCGTCCGGCGGGGGGAGCCGGACCACCGCGGCCGAAGGGCCGGGAGCGGGAACCGGCCAGGCGCCGCAGATACGGCCGGGAGCGGTGGAACGCGCGCCCGAGGAGGGCAGCACGGGCGTCGGCCGGGACCCGCTCACGGACGACGAGGTCGCGCGGGCCCAGGCCCTCGCCACGCCCCGTACGTTCCGCGGCGCGACCGAGGACGTCAAGGGCAGAGCGGGCCCGGAGCGGCTGACCACCGATCTGGCCGAGCTGGGCCCGGACGAGACCGGCCTCGCCGACCCGCCGCGCCGGGCGAACGTGTCGTTCTACGACTACCGGTCCGACGCGTACGTGACCAAGACCGTCAACCTGACGACCGGAAAGGTGGAGAAGACCGACAGCCGGCACGGGGTGCAGCCGCCGCCCAACCGGGCCGAGAGCGAGGCCGCGGCCGGGCTGCTGATCGCCGCGCCCGAGGGCGCGGGGCTGCGGGAGGACTACAAACACGCCACCGGCAAGGAGCTGACCGGTCCCGGCCAGCTTGCCGTGCGCGGCTTCGTCTACCGGGGGGAGGCGGAAGGACCGGCCCCGGCCGGGCTGCGCGCCTGCGGGGAGCACCGCTGCGTCCGGCTGTTCACCAAGGTGCGCGACGGCCAGTGGATCGACACCCGGCGCTATGTGGTCGACCTGAGCGCCCGCACGGTGGGCCGGCTCGGCTGA